Proteins from one Leptolyngbyaceae cyanobacterium genomic window:
- a CDS encoding photosystem I protein PsaX, translated as MAQAKNNPKVPQATRPTTKPPYPFRTAWALVLLGINFLVAAYYFHIIE; from the coding sequence ATGGCACAAGCTAAGAACAATCCCAAAGTACCCCAAGCTACTCGTCCTACTACCAAACCACCATATCCATTCCGTACAGCTTGGGCGCTGGTTCTGTTAGGGATCAACTTCTTGGTAGCTGCTTATTACTTCCATATCATTGAGTAG